One Odocoileus virginianus isolate 20LAN1187 ecotype Illinois chromosome 4, Ovbor_1.2, whole genome shotgun sequence DNA segment encodes these proteins:
- the P2RY14 gene encoding P2Y purinoceptor 14, whose translation MNATTAPPAGGSCPSNALITKQIIPALYFVVFVASILLNGVSGWVFFYVPSSKSFIVYLKNIVVADFLMSLTFPFKILGDSGLGPEQLNVFVCRVSAVLFYINMYVSVMFFGLIGFDRYYKIVKPLLTSFIQSVTYSKLLSVLVWSFTLLIALPNTILTNRGVAGASRVRCMDLKSDLGLKWHKASSYIFVGIFCIVFLSLIFFYTAITKKIFKSHLKSRKNSISVKKKSSRNIFSIMFVFFICFVPYHIARIPYTQSQTEAHYSCQSKEILLYVKEFSLLLSAANVCLDPIIYFFLCQPFREVLCKKLHIPLKTQRDSDTSKTKRENIIQGSTDSL comes from the coding sequence ATGAACGCCACCACCGCCCCACCTGCGGGGGGGTCCTGCCCCTCCAACGCCCTCATCACCAAGCAGATCATCCCCGCGCTGTACTTCGTGGTCTTCGTAGCCAGCATCCTGCTCAACGGCGTGTCGGGGTGGGTGTTCTTCTACGTGCCCAGCTCCAAGAGTTTCATCGTCTATCTCAAGAACATTGTCGTGGCCGACTTCCTGATGAGCCTGACTTTTCCTTTCAAGATCCTGGGGGACTCGGGGCTGGGCCCCGAGCAGCTGAACGTCTTCGTGTGCAGGGTCTCGGCCGTGCTCTTCTACATCAACATGTACGTCAGCGTCATGTTCTTCGGGCTCATCGGCTTCGACAGGTATTACAAGATCGTGAAGCCTCTCCTGACGTCTTTCATCCAGTCCGTGACCTACAGCAAACTGCTGTCGGTGCTGGTGTGGAGCTTCACGCTGCTCATCGCCCTTCCCAACACGATCCTGACCAACCGGGGTGTGGCGGGGGCCTCGCGCGTGAGATGCATGGACCTTAAGAGCGACCTGGGCCTCAAGTGGCACAAAGCCTCCAGCTACATCTTTGTGGGCATCTTCTGCATTGTGTTTCTCTCCCTAATCTTCTTCTACACTGCTATCACGAAGAAGATCTTTAAGTCCCACCTCAAGTCCAGAAAGAATTCCATATCAGTCAAGAAGAAATCTAGCCGTAATATATTCAGCATTATGTTCGTGTTTTTTATCTGCTTTGTACCTTACCACATTGCCAGAATCCCCTACACACAGAGCCAAACAGAAGCTCATTACAGCTGCCAGTCAAAAGAAATCCTGCTCTATGTGAAAGAATTCTCTTTGCTACTGTCAGCTGCAAATGTATGCCTGGACcccattatttatttctttctatgcCAGCCATTTAGAGAGGTCTTGTGTAAGAAATTGCATATCCCATTAAAAACTCAGCGTGACTCAGACACTTCCAAAaccaaaagggaaaatataataCAAGGAAGCACAGATAGTTTGTGA